In one window of Camelina sativa cultivar DH55 chromosome 15, Cs, whole genome shotgun sequence DNA:
- the LOC104745685 gene encoding peroxisomal (S)-2-hydroxy-acid oxidase GLO4 produces MDQIVNVDEFQELAKQALPKMYFDFYNGGAEDQHTLKENVEAFRRIMFRPRVLVDVSKIDMSTKILGFPISSPIMIAPTAMHKLAHPQGEIATAKAAAACNTIMIVSFMSTCTIEEVASSCNAVRFLQIYVYKKRDVTAQIVRRAEKAGFKAIVLTVDVPKLGRREADIKNKMISPQLKNFEGLVSTEVRPNEGSGVEAFAASTFDASLSWKDIEWLRSITKLPILVKGLLTREDALKAVEAGVDGIVVSNHGARQLDYSPATITVLEEVVHAVRGRIPVLLDGGVRRGTDVFKALALGAQAVLVGRPIIYGLAAKGEDGVKKVIEMLKNEFEITMALSGCPTIDDITRNHVRTEKERLHSML; encoded by the exons ATGGATCAAATTGTAAACGTGGATGAGTTTCAAGAGCTGGCTAAACAAGCCCTTCCTAAGATGTACTTTGATTTCTACAATGGAGGAGCAGAGGATCAACACACTCTCAAGGAAAATGTTGAAGCTTTCCGTAGAATCAT GTTTAGGCCTAGGGTACTCGTTGATGTGAGCAAAATAGATATGTCTACCAAAATATTGGGTTTTCCCATCTCATCTCCCATCATGATTGCTCCAACAGCAATGCATAAGTTGGCTCATCCTCAAG GAGAAATCGCCACTGCCAAAGCTGCAGCTGCGTGTAACACTATCATG ATAGTATCATTCATGTCTACTTGCACTATTGAGGAGGTTGCTTCCAGTTGTAACGCTGTTCGGTTTCTTCAAATATAT GTGTACAAGAAACGTGATGTAACAGCTCAGATTGTGAGAAGAGCTGAAAAAGCAGGATTCAAGGCTATAGTTCTAACTGTTGATGTTCCCAAACTTGGTAGAAGGGAAGCAGATATAAAGAACAA aATGATATCCCCGCAGCTGAAGAATTTTGAAGGTTTAGTTTCGACCGAAGTCCGACCT AATGAAGGTTCAGGGGTTGAAGCCTTTGCCGCTAGTACATTTGATGCTTCCTTAAGTTGGAAG GACATCGAATGGTTGAGATCTATTACAAAGTTGCCAATCCTTGTCAAAGGGTTACTCACACGTGAAGACG CTCTTAAGGCTGTTGAAGCCGGTGTAGATGGTATAGTGGTATCTAACCACGGGGCTCGCCAGCTTGACTATTCCCCTGCTACAATTACTGTCTTAGAAGAG GTTGTACATGCTGTTAGAGGTAGGATTCCGGTTTTGCTTGATGGAGGAGTACGACGAGGAACTGATGTTTTCAAAGCGCTGGCGCTCGGAGCCCAAGCTGTTCTT GTAGGGAGGCCTATAATCTATGGGCTTGCAGCTAAGGGTGAAGATGGAGTGAAAAAAGTGATCGAGATGCTAAAGAATGAGTTTGAGATTACTATGGCCCTTTCTGGTTGTCCCACCATTGATGACATAACCAGAAACCATGTTaggacagagaaagagagacttcACTCTATGCTCTGA
- the LOC104745687 gene encoding uncharacterized protein LOC104745687, which produces MNRDEARGFGGRKGSRGQMDYRTKGESPVTADSSLDDSSGSSGRGPRGRGRSTTSWSPRDSSGRGGHEHSPVQVYVQESNAVLYVEKGFQQNRIGVSTVDRSLNDFSGSMGRGPRGRGGSRTSWSPRDSSRRGGHEHSPVQVYVKKSSVVESLEKGVQQPRKLQEDKLGSTKQPDEGAAAFKFSGDNKDLLQSSPASSSKSTTLSGGLFVSKECEDKDVKNGARIHDLMNQMEDVSLSCQDSVSSTSNQKVELSSVDDQNSTAQQSSDAGSSSNESSTRSFDIFLKKKGVVLKPSLLELSKEKKKAAKGYTGTVIRPGMVLLKNYLSIDDQVMIVNKCRQLGLGEGGFYQPGYRDEAILHLKMMCLGKNWDPETSRYGEVRPVDNSSPPKIPVEFNHFVEKAIKESQSLTASESKETSGEVIIPFMSPDICIVNFYTSTGRLGLHQDKDESKRSIQKGLPVVSFSVGDSAEFLYGDQRDEVKAETLVLESGDVLIFGGKSRNVFHGVKSILKDTAPKVLVQETSLRPGRLNLTFRQY; this is translated from the exons ATGAATCGCGACGAAGCTAGAGGCTTTGGCGGCCGTAAGGGTTCTCGAGGACAAATGGATTACCGTACGAAAGGCGAAAGTCCG GTTACAGCTGATAGTTCTTTGGATGATTCTTCTGGTAGTAGTGGTAGAGGACCTCGAGGGAGAGGAAGAAGTACAACTTCATGGTCTCCTAGAGATAGTTCTGGGCGTGGCGGCCATGAACACAGTCCAGTGCAAGTGTACGTTCAGGAGTCCAATGCGGTATTATATGTGGAAAAGGGTTTTCAACAGAATAGGATAGGTGTAAGTACAGTTGATAGGTCTTTAAATGATTTTTCTGGTAGTATGGGTAGAGGTCCTCGAGGGAGAGGTGGAAGTAGAACATCATGGTCTCCTAGAGATAGTTCTCGGCGTGGAGGCCATGAACACAGTCCAGTGCAAGTGTACGTTAAGAAGTCCAGTGTGGTGGAATCTCTGGAAAAGGGTGTTCAACAGCCTAGAAAGCTCCAAGAAGATAAGTTGGGTTCTACCAAGCAACCTGATGAGGGTGCTGCTGCTTTCAAGTTTTCTGGCGATAACAAAGATCTTTTGCAATCTTCTCCTGCGTCTAGCTCAAAGAGCACAACTCTTTCTGGAGGTTTGTTTGTCTCTAAAGAATGCGAGGACAAGGATGTCAAGAATGGCGCTCGAATCCATGATCTTATGAACCAGATGGAAGATGTTTCGTTGTCTTGCCAGGACTCTGTGTCTTCTACAAGTAATCAGAAGGTTGAGCTTTCTAGTGTTGATGATCAGAATAGTACTGCTCAACAGTCTAGTGACGCAGGGAGCTCTTCAAATGAAAGCAGCACGAGATCTTTTGATATCTTTCTCAAGAAGAAGGGGGTAGTACTAAAACCATCTCTGCTTGAACTgagcaaagaaaagaagaaagcagcTAAGGGGTACACTGGAACTGTTATTCGACCTGGAATGGTACTTCTGAAGAACTACTTGTCAATCGATGATCAA GTGATGATTGTGAACAAATGCCGTCAGCTAGGTTTGGGTGAAGGTGGCTTTTATCAACCAGGTTACAGGGACGAAGCAATATTGCACTTGAAAATGATGTGCCTTGGGAAAAACTGGGACCCTGAAACTTCTAGATATGGAGAAGTTCGACCGGTTGATAATTCTAGTCCGCCAAAAATTCCAGTTGAATTCAATCATTTTGTTGAGAAAGCAATTAAAGAATCACAGTCCCTAACTGCCTCAGAATCAAAGGAAACGAGTGGAGAAGTTATAATACCATTTATGTCTCCAGACATATGTATTGTTAACTTCTACACATCCACCGGGAGACTTGGTCTCCATCAG GACAAAGATGAGAGTAAAAGGTCAATTCAGAAGGGATTACCTGTTGTTTCATTTTCTGTTGGAGATTCAGCCGAGTTCTTGTATGGTGATCAGAGGGATGAAGTCAAGGCAGAAACGTTAGTCTTGGAGTCTGGAGATGTTCTAATATTTGGTGGCAAATCCAGAAATGTCTTTCATGGCGTGAAATCAATTCTCAAAGATACTGCCCCCAAAGTTCTTGTTCAGGAAACAAGTCTCCGACCAGGTCGTCTGAATTTGACTTTTAGGCAGTATTAA
- the LOC104745688 gene encoding uncharacterized protein LOC104745688 yields the protein MLHHQGTEIPTQKKKKKNQKKPFFILSFVKIQSHTVQYSRMASLIPRVLIKLLQTMNTNIKVRGEYRSVLLQVIGIVPALAGSELWPNQGFFIKVSDSSHSTYVSLRNEDNELILNNKLGLGQFFYVDKLEAGTPVPVVVGVRPISGRHPFVGNPKDLMQMLVPNETTPLQEENHSQKKEKDGERSNMVENLRKHQPFVIKEEKTGVASRYMKGISNPKTSGSDSSSGGSNNEGETGSIVVTKKLGGLAKGKQREHKDLARQPGPPQSRPATAPTKAEPKKLSLSSTVSYINKKSSSSEDASWSSLPVNLSKMGKGMLRRRNIAALIATEVQREALAASHLIKCISMFADLSSNASPKNPHTSLRNFFTLQSLLDQAQATTAASKDKSIQPVNIHSLWTEPEKLSKKASLTSSKATMKPSKTLTEAEKLEWVKGNGTEEIRELRNTLKRETRSWFLKFLEDALDTGFHASVSEKKGKTKGAEPENHITETLSQLKQANEWLEKVKSDNHSSDSSLLENIERLKKKIYSCLLLYVDSAASAIGV from the exons atgctCCATCATCAAGGAACAGAGATTccaacccaaaagaaaaaaaaaaagaaccaaaagaaacctttctttattctctcttttgtaAAAATTCAATCTCACACTGTTCAATATTCAAGAATGGCTTCTCTTATCCCAAGAGTGTTAATCAAGCTTCTTCAGACAATGAACACCAACATCAAGGTTCGAGGGGAATATCGGTCTGTTCTCTTACAGGTAATCGGTATTGTCCCTGCTTTAGCCGGCTCAGAGCTTTGGCCAAACCAAGGATTTTTCATCAAAGTGTCAGATTCTTCTCACTCCACATATGTCTCATTGAGGAACGAAGACAACGAACTTATCTTGAACAACAAATTGGGATTGGGACAGTTCTTCTACGTTGATAAGCTTGAAGCTGGGACACCTGTTCCTGTAGTAGTGGGAGTTAGACCGATCTCTGGACGCCATCCTTTTGTAGGAAATCCCAAAGACTTGATGCAAATGTTGGTACCTAATGAGACTACACCTTTGCAAGAAGAAAATCACAGCCAGAAGAAG GAGAAAGATGGTGAGAGATCAAACATGGTGGAGAATCTAAGAAAACATCAACCGTTTGTAATCAAGGAAGAGAAGACAGGTGTGGCTTCAAGATATATGAAAGGTATTTCAAACCCAAAGACAAGTGGATCAGATTCGAGTAGCGGCGGTAGCAACAATGAGGGTGAGACTGGATCAATAGTGGTGACTAAGAAACTTGGTGGATTGGCTAAAGGCAAGCAAAGGGAGCACAAAGATCTA GCACGTCAACCTGGTCCTCCTCAATCTCGACCTGCGACAGCTCCAACAAAGGCAGAGCCAAAGAAACTCTCGTTGAGCTCCACTGTGAGTTACATAAACAAGAAGAGTAGCTCTTCCGAGGATGCATCATGGAGCTCTCTGCCTGTTAATCTATCAAAAATGGGTAAA GGAATGCTGAGAAGGAGAAATATTGCTGCTCTAATTGCCACAGAGGTCCAAAGAGAGGCATTAGCTGCTTCACATCTTATCAAATGTATCAG TATGTTTGCTGATCTCAGCTCAAATGCTTCTCCAAAGAATCCACATACCTCTCTCAGAAACTTCTTCACTCTGCAGAGTCTCCTTGACCAAGCACAGGCCACAACTGCAGCATCAAAAGATAAATCAATCCAGCCAGTGAATATTCATTCATTATGGACAGAACCTGAAAAGTTGAGCAAAAAAGCTAGTCTAACTTCAAGCAAAGCTACAATGAAACCTTCTAAAACTCTAACAGAAGCCGAGAAGCTGGAATGGGTCAAGGGAAATGGCAcagaagagataagagaactGAGAAATACTTTGAAACGAGAGACGAGAAGCtggtttttgaaattcttgGAAGACGCATTAGATACTGGATTCCATGCTAGTGTTTcagagaagaaaggaaaaaccaAAGGAGCAGAACCAGAGAATCATATTACAGAGACATTATCCCAACTTAAGCAAGCAAACGAATGGCTAGAAAAAGTTAAAAGTGATAATCATTCTAGTGATAGTTCTTTGTTAGAGAATATAGAAcgattgaaaaagaaaatatactcTTGCTTGCTACTTTATGTAGATTCAGCTGCATCAGCTATTGGGGTATAG
- the LOC104745689 gene encoding titin homolog gives MRTAIPLDYAVFQLSPKRSRCELFVSTSGNTEKLASGLVKPFVAHLKVAEEQVARDVQSIRLEVESSNKNAGTWFTKGTLERFVRFVSTPEVLELVSALDVEMSQLEAARKIYGEGTGDQRSSAKDGAETTPAADVTKKELLKAIDLRLAAVTQDLTTACNRASAAGFNPISVSELSQFADRFGANRLNEACTKFITLCQRRPELMSSWRVNQEEEAIRSSWESDMSIDDPSEDPSRDLATNRNQQHREYQTGMEEESATGTNNCQKKSKLKPQTQSSNDEKDEEEEKSTVQNEPLVTQSRQLTRRLSVQERISMFENKQKENSGGKTAVAKSTELKRLSSDLSSAAGMEKVVVRRWSGASDMSIDLGNDRKDDTGDSPLCTPSSSSVSKDGSGTSSKLFVGYNKKEQNGLSHNAHSHRTEEECTSNNGSDWGTDEGESQNSSSSFLRKDKEVGMKEPLSTNNQVGHQGYSQDGISEKNSKYKFYEKNSRATSDHTGTANRNDEADNKMSDFESNRQNQIHFRDPRSHSLSTLHHLGGTEPNIISVQNNGGTAESPREELMPSDRQSPLVEDRQRKTPVYGGSEQMKRPHSRRTENSSADANTKPPAVINSVSDFSESDTLTQMSPTEQVQRARPSKGSQELNNELKVKANELEKLFAEHMLRVPGDQSSSVRRGKPGKPIEQAVTSQLRRPAAQDLSSDQKLPSEQAVTSQLRRPAAQDLSSVQISDQKTLAMPTLSSNDEDKFKTPPTMKMVVNNDYEDITRQKFPEISFSDNSRGKFYETYMQKRDAKLKEDWSCRRTEKEAKLKVMQDILDRSNAEMKTKFSQSAGRRDSDARRAEKLVYFNSKLSAKKDQHPISSFHSEEDEDVSRSTHNKKLQQNKNNLTTRTTATSASRSAAKVSTPSAVRRRGQSEKLLAQSVPNFSEVKKEGMKPASGVGKNGVRTQGRISIRSKVVAEEEKLRRPKNFRKGAAELATDFSQLKSEDGVSVPLNEQEQSERDFNNYGIGVSSDNAQLKTSEGSDASDDIEKEETGEALDDTEVEAFTDAENEMPRLSQESEEWGSTGIANGESTSQLERGSNAELSADMASRHQTMGSLLDSPGERTVPWNSRVKHQYPNEASELDGSVDSPVGSPAFWNLSSLNHTENDTSQMRKKWGAAQKRVPAGNPSQNQCQQDVTKGLKRLLNFGRKNRAAESLADWISATTSEGDDDTDDGRDIANRSSEDLRKSRMGFLQSHPSGDSFNESELFNEQVQPTGAPLSFKLKEDQTSGTSAKAPRSFFSLSNFRSKGK, from the exons ATGAGAACAGCTATACCTCTTGATTATGCTGTCTTCCAACTCTCTCCAAAACGGTCAAG ATGTGAATTGTTTGTGTCTACTTCCGGGAATACTGAGAAACTTGCTTCTGGACTGGTGAAACCATTTGTTGCTCATTTGAAAGTTGCAGAAGAACAGGTCGCCCGTGATGTTCAGTCTATCAGGCTAGAGGTTGAAAGCAGCAACAAAAATGCTGGAACCTGGTTTACCAAAGGGACCCTCGAGAG GTTTGTACGTTTTGTTAGTACCCCAGAGGTTCTGGAATTGGTAAGCGCATTGGATGTGGAAATGTCTCAGTTGGAGGCTGCCCGTAAAATATATGGCGAG GGAACTGGTGATCAGCGATCTAGTGCAAAAG ATGGCGCAGAAACTACACCAGCAGCTGATGTGACAAA AAAGGAGTTGCTGAAAGCTATTGATTTACGGCTTGCAGCAGTTACACAGGACTTGACAACTGCCTGTAATCGCGCATCGGCTGCTGGTTTCAACCCTATCAGTGTCTCCGAACTTAGTCAATTTGCTGATCGATTTGGGGCTAATCGCTTGAA TGAGGCATGCACCAAGTTTATCACACTTTGCCAGAGAAGGCCAGAGCTTATGAGCTCTTGGAGGGTTaatcaggaagaagaagcgatACGTTCTTCATGGGAATCTGATATGTCAATTGACGATCCCAGTGAAGACCCATCTAGAGACCTGGCGACTAACAGAAACCAACAACATAGGGAATATCAAACTGGTATGGAAGAGGAAAGTGCAACAGGAACCAACAACTGTcagaaaaaatcaaagcttaagcCACAAACACAAAGTAGTAATGATgaaaaggatgaagaagaggaaaaaagtaCTGTACAAAATGAGCCTTTAGTGACTCAGTCTAGGCAACTCACGAGACGGCTTAGTGTGCAGGAGAGGATCAGCATGTTTGAAAACAAGCAGAAAGAGAACTCTGGAGGGAAAACAGCTGTGGCAAAATCCACTGAGCTGAAAAGACTTTCTTCTGATTTATCATCTGCTGCAGGCATGGAAAAGGTTGTG GTACGAAGATGGAGTGGTGCTAGTGACATGAGCATTGATTTGGGAAATGACAGGAAGGATGATACTGGTGATAGTCCACTGTGTACTCCCTCGTCATCTTCAGTGTCCAAAGATGGAAGTGGTACATCCTCGAAACTATTTGTCGGCTACAATAAAAAAGAGCAGAATGGATTGAGCCATAATGCGCATTCTCACAGGACTGAGGAAGAATGTACTTCCAACAATGGCAGCGACTGGGGAACGGATGAAGGAGAGTCTCAAAATTCAAGTTCTAGTTTCTTGCGAAAAGACAAGGAGGTAGGCATGAAGGAGCCATTGAGCACGAATAATCAAGTGGGACATCAAGGATATTCTCAGGATGGTATTTCAGAGAAGAATTCCAAGTATAAATTCTATGAGAAGAATTCCAGAGCCACTTCTGATCACACAGGGACTGCAAATAGAAATGATGAGGCGGACAACAAAATGAGCGATTTTGAATCAAATAGGCAGAACCAGATACATTTTAGGGATCCTCGGAGTCATTCATTGTCTACATTACATCACTTAGGTGGTACTGAACCTAACATCATAAGTGTACAGAACAATGGAGGAACTGCAGAGTCTCCTAGGGAAGAACTAATGCCTTCGGATAGGCAATCACCACTTGTTGAGGATCGCCAGAGAAAGACACCGGTTTATGGAG GTTCTGAACAGATGAAAAGGCCTCATAGTAGAAGGACGGAGAATAGTTCAGCTGATGCAAATACAAAGCCACCTGCAGTCATTAATAGTGTTTCAGATTTCTCCGAGAGTGATACTCTGACCCAAATGTCCCCGACAGAGCAAGTTCAAAGGGCAAGACCGTCTAAGGGAAGCCAAGAGCTGAATAACGAATTGAAAGTGAAAGCAAACGAGCTTGAAAAGCTATTTGCTGAACATATGCTCCGTGTGCCAGGGGATCAATCTAGTTCTGTCCGTAGAGGTAAGCCCGGAAAGCCGATTGAACAGGCCGTGACTTCACAGCTGAGAAGACCTGCAGCACAGGATCTATCTTCTGATCAGAAATTGCCGAGTGAACAGGCTGTGACTTCACAGCTGAGAAGACCTGCAGCACAGGATCTATCTTCTGTTCAAATTTCTGATCAGAAGACCTTGGCAATGCCAACTTTAAGCTCAAACGATGAAGACAAGTTCAAAACTCCGCCAACTATGAAGATGGTTGTTAACAATGACTATGAAGATATCACGAGGCAAAAATTCCCAGAAATCAGCTTTTCGGATAATTCGAGGGGAAAGTTCTATGAGACATATATGCAGAAAAGAGACGCAAAGCTGAAGGAAGACTGGAGTTGCAGAAGGACCGAGAAGGAAGCCAAATTGAAGGTGATGCAAGATATACTTGATCGCAGTAACGCTGAGatgaaaaccaaattttctCAGTCTGCAGGGAGACGTGATTCAGATGCCAGACGTGCAGAGAAGCTTGTATACTTCAATTCTAAGTTGAGTGCTAAAAAGGATCAG CATCCAATTAGCTCATTTCacagtgaagaagatgaggatgttTCCAGGAGCACCCATAATAAAAAgctacaacaaaataaaaacaatttgacTACTCGAACTACTGCTACATCAGCATCACGCTCGGCAGCCAAAGTTTCTACTCCCAGTGCTGTTAGGCGGAGAGGACAATCAGAAAAACTTCTTGCACAGTCAGTCCCTAACTTCTCCGAGGTCAAAAAGGAAGGCATGAAACCAGCCTCGGGAGTTGGAAAAAATGGTGTCCGCACCCAGGGGAGAATTTCTATCCGCTCAAAGGTTGTagctgaagaagagaagttGCGAAGGCCGAAAAATTTCAGAAAAGGTGCTGCTGAGTTGGCGACAGACTTTTCTCAACTGAAGTCAGAGGATGGTGTTTCCGTACCTCTGAATGAACAAGAGCAAAGCGAGAGGGATTTTAACAATTATGGCATTGGTGTCAGCTCTGATAATGCGCAGCTGAAGACTTCAGAAGGATCTGATGCATCAGATGATATAGAGAAAGAGGAGACGGGAGAAGCGCTTGACGACACGGAAGTGGAAGCTTTTACTGATGCAGAAAACGAGATGCCTAGACTAAGTCAGGAGTCTGAAGAATGGGGTAGTACTGGGATTGCAAATGGTGAATCTACATCTCAGCTTGAACGTGGTTCAAATGCTGAATTATCTGCTGATATGGCTTCTAGGCATCAAAC CATGGGTTCACTTCTGGACTCACCCGGAGAAAGGACTGTTCCATGGAATTCGCGAGTTAAACATCAATATCCGAACGAGGCATCTGAACTTGATGGTTCAGTGGACTCTCCAGTGGGTAGTCCTGCTTTCTGGAACTTATCTTCCCTTAACCATACAGAGAACGATACAAGTCAAATGAGAAAGAAATGGGGAGCTGCTCAGAAACGCGTGCCTGCTGGTAATCCATCTCAAAATCAGTGCCAACAGGATGTGACAAAAGGATTGAAAAGGCTTTTGAATTTTGGAAGGAAAAATCGTGCGGCTGAGAGTTTGGCTGACTGGATATCTGCTACAACGTCTGAAGGCGATGATGATACTGACGATGGAAGAGATATTGCAAATCGATCATCAGAAGACTTGAGAAAGTCGAGAATGGGATTCTTACAGAGCCACCCCTCTGGTGATAGCTTCAACGAGAGCGAGCTATTCAATGAACAAG TCCAACCCACTGGCGCACCATTGAGCTTTAAACTGAAGGAAGATCAGACTTCAGGAACTTCTGCAAAAG CACCAAGGTCATTCTTTTCACTCTCCAATTTTCGTAGCAAAGGGAAATGA
- the LOC104745690 gene encoding trihelix transcription factor ASIL2 — MEDDEDIRSHGSDSPDPSSSPPAGRITVTVASTGPPSYSLTPPANSSQKDHPDALALALLPIQASGGGGSSSGRPTGGGGREDCWSEGATAVLIDAWGERYLELSRGNLKQKHWKEVAEIVSSREDYGKTPKTDIQCKNRIDTVKKKYKQEKVRIATGGGRSRWVFFDKLDRLIGSTAKIPAATPGVSGGGGPGLHKIPMGIPMGTRSNMYHQQAKAAATPPFNNLDRLMGATARVSAASFGGSGGGGGGGGSVNVPMGIPMSSRSTPFGQQGRTLPQQRRTLPQQQQQGMMVKRCSESKRWRFKKRNGSESDSESEAAMSDDSGDSLPPPPLSKRMKTEEKRKQDGDGVGNKWTELTRAIMRFGEAYEQTENAKLQQVVEMEKERMKFLKELELQRMQFFVQTQLEISQLKQQHGGRMGNTSNNNDHNSRKNNMNAIVNNSNNNVGNNN; from the coding sequence ATGGAGGACGATGAAGATATCCGATCTCACGGTTCCGATTCACCTGATCCGTCTTCTTCGCCGCCGGCGGGACGAATCACGGTTACGGTGGCTTCGACAGGTCCGCCTTCTTATTCTCTGACACCTCCGGCTAATTCGTCTCAGAAGGATCATCCGGATGCATTGGCTCTCGCGCTGCTTCCGATTCAGGCGAGCGGCGGTGGTGGCAGCAGCAGTGGGAGACCAACCGGTGGCGGCGGGAGGGAGGATTGTTGGAGCGAAGGTGCTACGGCTGTGTTGATTGATGCGTGGGGTGAGAGGTACTTGGAGCTTAGCAGAGGCAATCTGAAGCAGAAGCACTGGAAAGAGGTGGCTGAGATCGTGAGCAGCAGAGAGGATTACGGTAAAACTCCCAAAACTGATATACAGTGTAAGAATAGGATTGAtacggtgaagaagaagtataaacAAGAAAAGGTGAGAATCGCTACCGGCGGTGGTCGTAGCAGATGGGTCTTCTTTGACAAACTTGATCGTCTCATTGGATCAACGGCCAAGATCCCGGCAGCAACTCCTGGAGTCAGCGGTGGTGGAGGTCCTGGATTGCATAAGATTCCTATGGGTATTCCTATGGGAACTCGTTCGAATATGTACCATCAGCAAGCTAAGGCTGCTGCAACGCCTCCCTTTAATAATCTTGATCGTCTAATGGGAGCTACGGCTAGGGTCTCAGCTGCTTCGTTCGGTGGcagtggcggaggaggaggaggaggaggatctgtCAATGTACCAATGGGAATTCCGATGAGTAGCCGTTCAACTCCGTTTGGACAGCAGGGTAGGACGCTGCCACAGCAACGTAGGACGCTGCCACAGCAACAGCAGCAAGGGATGATGGTGAAAAGGTGTAGTGAGTCAAAACGTTGGCGTTTTAAGAAGAGGAATGGTTCTGAGTCAGACTCGGAATCCGAAGCAGCAATGTCGGATGATTCCGGTGACAGTTTACCACCTCCGCCTCTGTCAAAGAGGATGAAGacagaggagaagaggaagcaaGATGGTGATGGAGTGGGGAACAAGTGGACGGAGCTAACTCGGGCAATCATGAGATTTGGTGAAGCTTATGAGCAAACAGAGAATGCCAAACTGCAACAAGTGGTTgagatggagaaagagaggATGAAGTTCTTAAAGGAACTGGAGTTGCAGAGAATGCAGTTCTTTGTGCAGACTCAATTGGAGATATCACAACTTAAGCAGCAACATGGTGGGAGAATGGGAAACACCAGTAATAATAATGATCATAACAGCCGCAAGAACAACATGAATGCGATAgtcaacaacagcaacaacaatgtGGGTAATAATAACTAG
- the LOC109129244 gene encoding dormancy-associated protein homolog 4-like has product MEFLHKLWDETLAGPTPEYGSVGKLRNHISGENGHRKLLVSLGCVPDNGSSNLASPLTPGTPNETHATSLNACDWIVLNELDR; this is encoded by the exons ATGGAATTTTTACACAAGCTGTGGGATGAAACATTGGCCGGTCCTACGCCGGAATATGGTAGTGTCGGGAAGTTGAGAAACCATATATCTGGTGAAAATGGCCACCGGAAGTTGCTTGTCAGTCTAGGTTGTGTCCCGGATAACGGGTCAAGCAATCTAGCTTCTCCTTTGACCC CTGGAACACCAAATGAAACGCATGCTACAAGTCTCAATGCTTGCGACTG GATTGTGCTAAACGAATTGGACCgttga
- the LOC104745691 gene encoding uncharacterized protein LOC104745691, with amino-acid sequence MANMNSLHQMIFPDENAPIHRKKSVTTAASVKSKGTVLGQKKPGGARKALNDITNKSGILTKASSKNKQIASAASVAAVKDEIDIAGERFLHDHSKCIKQQQNMWDDHFSADLILLNHGSSIKEKHLNHDMEKMDAKNNLTYDEPEEIASPKLTDWLKSSTPWRSPVRHGPMMMPSTPLAWRFDSTEFTLTGDSDLF; translated from the exons ATGGCGAACATGAACTCTCTTCACCAGATGATCTTCCCAGACGAGAACGCTCCGATTCATCGCAAAA AGTCTGTTACTACTGCGGCATCTGTGAAATCCAAAGGAACTGTACTTGGTCAGAAGAAACCTGGTGGGGCTCGTAAGGCTTTGAATGATATTACAAACAAGTCTGGGATTCTTACTAAAGCCTCTTCAAAGAACAAGCAAATCGCTTCTGCTGCTTCTGTTGCTGCTGTGAAAGATGAGATTGACATAGCTGGTGAAAGGTTCTTACACGATCACAGCAAATGCATCAAACAGCAGCAGAATATGTGGGATGATCACTTCTCTGCTGATCTCATTCTACTTAACCATG gttCAAGCATCAAGGAGAAGCATCTCAATCATGACATGGAAAAG ATGGATGCTAAGAACAATCTGACTTACGACGAACCAGAAGAGATTGCATCTCCTAAGTTGACTGATTGGTTGAAGAGCTCAACTCCGTGGCGCTCCCCAGTTCGACATGGCCCTATGATGATGCCTTCCACTCCTCTGGCTTGGAGGTTTGATTCAACTGAGTTCACACTCACAGGAGACTCTGATCTCTTCTAA